In Drosophila bipectinata strain 14024-0381.07 chromosome 2R, DbipHiC1v2, whole genome shotgun sequence, one genomic interval encodes:
- the apt gene encoding uncharacterized protein apt isoform X1: MVGNVAQDLHAQVPDIRCGAYKSDLPVNKQYTANDLEAFMKIAANWQNSNHNLLEGVDLKTEMTQYMNSPSMNMYKKRERTQNWNHQEKKYLLDLCRKDMRIIENKRLDAGLTAVKNKAWKIIHQKFSNQFGTDRTCNRLKEQWRRMKACTRNEILDYNNRLARFGAEVADRKKPSPFTFEVWDFMQEAKKACKSEALDGIDYSKIPLALEEGFEYREDYKFNGDEHDMDDSRTPPQELCDVDIKEEETNETFNETFNNHHLNQSDIHGGSGERLSVSPNHSRNGILEAESPATVSTAVSALDASGSGGYMAGGADMSCFGGNFSVNNISATLEALNALRTGQFPTAAAAAAAAIQQHHQAAALQHQHGNNNNNNEEDDDVMKPLAKRQRTSSGSVLGSEDQPQSLAAATLPNSSDCQALERSSAASTSSNGAAVVASNSNNSSSSQNNFELRMFMEMQSKEHMMRMKILEVQLQAAKHSRDLVEINKTLALQKLQELASKRLPS; encoded by the exons ATGGTTGGGAATGTGGCACAAGATTTGCATGCTCAAGTGCCTGACATCCGATGTGGGGCTTATAAGTCAGATTTACCT GTCAACAAACAGTATACGGCCAACGATCTGGAGGCTTTTATGAAGATCGCCGCCAACTGGCAAAATTCCAATCACAACTTGCTGGAGGGCGTCGACTTGAAGACAG AAATGACACAGTACATGAACAGTCCGTCGATGAACATGTACAAGAAACGAGAACGCACCCAGAACTGGAATCATCAGGAGAAGAAGTATCTGCTAGACTTGTGCCGTAAGGATATGCGAATCATAGAGAACAAGCGTCTGGACGCCGGACTGACTGCCGTGAAGAACAAGGCCTGGAAGATCATACATCAAAAGTTTTCCAATCAGTTCGGAACAGATCGCACTTGCAATCGCCTCAAGGAGCAGTGGCGGCGCATGAAAG ccTGCACTCGTAATGAGATCCTGGACTATAACAACCGCTTGGCCAGGTTCGGAGCCGAGGTAGCAGATCGCAAGAAGCCGTCGCCTTTTACCTTCGAGGTCTGGGATTTCATGCAGGAGGCCAAGAAGGCCTGCAAATCAGAGGCCCTGGATGGTATTGACTACTCCAAGATACCCTTGGCTCTGGAGGAGGGCTTCGAATATCGCGAGGACTACAAATTCAATGGCGATGAGCACGACATGGATGA CAGCCGCACACCACCTCAAGAACTGTGCGATGTGGACATCAAGGAGGAGGAGACCAATGAGACCTTCAACGAGACCTTCAACAACCACCACCTGAACCAGAGCGACATCCATGGAGGCAGTGGCGAGCGGTTGAGTGTGTCGCCGAATCACAGCCGGAACGGCATCCTCGAGGCCGAGAGTCCCGCCACAGTTTCCACCGCCGTGTCTGCCCTGGACGCCAGTGGCAGCGGAGGCTATATGGCCGGCGGAGCTGACATGTCCTGCTTTGGTGGCAACTTCAGTGTGAACAACATATCCGCCACGCTGGAGGCCCTCAATGCCCTGCGTACCGGCCAGTTTCCGACTGCAGCAGCTGCGGCCGCTGCCGCCATCCAGCAGCATCACCAGGCTGCTGCACTGCAGCATCAgcacggcaacaacaacaacaataacgaGGAGGACGATGATGTCATGAAGCCACTGGCCAAAAGGCAGCGCACCAGCAGTGGCAGTGTCTTGGGTAGCGAGGATCAGCCACAATCACTGGCAGCAGCAACGCTGCCAAATTCATCAGATTGCCAGGCTTTGGAGCGATCCAGTGCCGCCAGTACCAGCAGCAATGGAGCCGCCGTGGTAgctagcaacagcaacaatagcagcagcagccagaaCAACTTTGAACTGCGCATGTTCATGGAAATGCAGAGCAAGGAGCACATGATGCGCATGAAGATCCTGGAGGTGCAGTTGCAGGCGGCCAAGCACAGTCGCGACTTGGTGGAGATCAACAAGACGCTGGCGCTGCAGAAGCTGCAGGAGCTGGCCAGCAAGCGGCTGCCCAGTTAG
- the apt gene encoding uncharacterized protein apt isoform X4 has translation MVNKQYTANDLEAFMKIAANWQNSNHNLLEGVDLKTEMTQYMNSPSMNMYKKRERTQNWNHQEKKYLLDLCRKDMRIIENKRLDAGLTAVKNKAWKIIHQKFSNQFGTDRTCNRLKEQWRRMKACTRNEILDYNNRLARFGAEVADRKKPSPFTFEVWDFMQEAKKACKSEALDGIDYSKIPLALEEGFEYREDYKFNGDEHDMDDSRTPPQELCDVDIKEEETNETFNETFNNHHLNQSDIHGGSGERLSVSPNHSRNGILEAESPATVSTAVSALDASGSGGYMAGGADMSCFGGNFSVNNISATLEALNALRTGQFPTAAAAAAAAIQQHHQAAALQHQHGNNNNNNEEDDDVMKPLAKRQRTSSGSVLGSEDQPQSLAAATLPNSSDCQALERSSAASTSSNGAAVVASNSNNSSSSQNNFELRMFMEMQSKEHMMRMKILEVQLQAAKHSRDLVEINKTLALQKLQELASKRLPS, from the exons GTCAACAAACAGTATACGGCCAACGATCTGGAGGCTTTTATGAAGATCGCCGCCAACTGGCAAAATTCCAATCACAACTTGCTGGAGGGCGTCGACTTGAAGACAG AAATGACACAGTACATGAACAGTCCGTCGATGAACATGTACAAGAAACGAGAACGCACCCAGAACTGGAATCATCAGGAGAAGAAGTATCTGCTAGACTTGTGCCGTAAGGATATGCGAATCATAGAGAACAAGCGTCTGGACGCCGGACTGACTGCCGTGAAGAACAAGGCCTGGAAGATCATACATCAAAAGTTTTCCAATCAGTTCGGAACAGATCGCACTTGCAATCGCCTCAAGGAGCAGTGGCGGCGCATGAAAG ccTGCACTCGTAATGAGATCCTGGACTATAACAACCGCTTGGCCAGGTTCGGAGCCGAGGTAGCAGATCGCAAGAAGCCGTCGCCTTTTACCTTCGAGGTCTGGGATTTCATGCAGGAGGCCAAGAAGGCCTGCAAATCAGAGGCCCTGGATGGTATTGACTACTCCAAGATACCCTTGGCTCTGGAGGAGGGCTTCGAATATCGCGAGGACTACAAATTCAATGGCGATGAGCACGACATGGATGA CAGCCGCACACCACCTCAAGAACTGTGCGATGTGGACATCAAGGAGGAGGAGACCAATGAGACCTTCAACGAGACCTTCAACAACCACCACCTGAACCAGAGCGACATCCATGGAGGCAGTGGCGAGCGGTTGAGTGTGTCGCCGAATCACAGCCGGAACGGCATCCTCGAGGCCGAGAGTCCCGCCACAGTTTCCACCGCCGTGTCTGCCCTGGACGCCAGTGGCAGCGGAGGCTATATGGCCGGCGGAGCTGACATGTCCTGCTTTGGTGGCAACTTCAGTGTGAACAACATATCCGCCACGCTGGAGGCCCTCAATGCCCTGCGTACCGGCCAGTTTCCGACTGCAGCAGCTGCGGCCGCTGCCGCCATCCAGCAGCATCACCAGGCTGCTGCACTGCAGCATCAgcacggcaacaacaacaacaataacgaGGAGGACGATGATGTCATGAAGCCACTGGCCAAAAGGCAGCGCACCAGCAGTGGCAGTGTCTTGGGTAGCGAGGATCAGCCACAATCACTGGCAGCAGCAACGCTGCCAAATTCATCAGATTGCCAGGCTTTGGAGCGATCCAGTGCCGCCAGTACCAGCAGCAATGGAGCCGCCGTGGTAgctagcaacagcaacaatagcagcagcagccagaaCAACTTTGAACTGCGCATGTTCATGGAAATGCAGAGCAAGGAGCACATGATGCGCATGAAGATCCTGGAGGTGCAGTTGCAGGCGGCCAAGCACAGTCGCGACTTGGTGGAGATCAACAAGACGCTGGCGCTGCAGAAGCTGCAGGAGCTGGCCAGCAAGCGGCTGCCCAGTTAG
- the LOC108132999 gene encoding uncharacterized protein: MISVVGHNIMRLCRPKIYLIAQLNQMKSPFSPMPSSRNISKHLYERGKAEENVHFLKLQREQLKVLRQKILDQKKLVTSKISQVDEKISSLEKSEEQNKQIK; the protein is encoded by the exons ATGATTTCAGTCGTTGGTCATAATATAATGCGATTATGCCGTCCGAAAATATATTTGATTGCCCAGCTCAATCAAATGAAGTCTCCATTTAGCCCAATGCCCTCTTCAAGAAACATATCGAAACATCTATATGAACGGGGCAAGGCTGAGGAAAATGTTCACTTTCTGAAACTG CAAAGAGAACAGCTGAAGGTTCTTCGCCAGAAGATTCTGGACCAAAAGAAATTGGTGACCTCGAAGATCAGCCAGGTGGATGAGAAGATATCATCTTTGGAGAAATCCGAAGAACAAAATAAGCAGATCAAATAA
- the apt gene encoding uncharacterized protein apt isoform X2, with protein sequence MASGAVNKQYTANDLEAFMKIAANWQNSNHNLLEGVDLKTEMTQYMNSPSMNMYKKRERTQNWNHQEKKYLLDLCRKDMRIIENKRLDAGLTAVKNKAWKIIHQKFSNQFGTDRTCNRLKEQWRRMKACTRNEILDYNNRLARFGAEVADRKKPSPFTFEVWDFMQEAKKACKSEALDGIDYSKIPLALEEGFEYREDYKFNGDEHDMDDSRTPPQELCDVDIKEEETNETFNETFNNHHLNQSDIHGGSGERLSVSPNHSRNGILEAESPATVSTAVSALDASGSGGYMAGGADMSCFGGNFSVNNISATLEALNALRTGQFPTAAAAAAAAIQQHHQAAALQHQHGNNNNNNEEDDDVMKPLAKRQRTSSGSVLGSEDQPQSLAAATLPNSSDCQALERSSAASTSSNGAAVVASNSNNSSSSQNNFELRMFMEMQSKEHMMRMKILEVQLQAAKHSRDLVEINKTLALQKLQELASKRLPS encoded by the exons GTCAACAAACAGTATACGGCCAACGATCTGGAGGCTTTTATGAAGATCGCCGCCAACTGGCAAAATTCCAATCACAACTTGCTGGAGGGCGTCGACTTGAAGACAG AAATGACACAGTACATGAACAGTCCGTCGATGAACATGTACAAGAAACGAGAACGCACCCAGAACTGGAATCATCAGGAGAAGAAGTATCTGCTAGACTTGTGCCGTAAGGATATGCGAATCATAGAGAACAAGCGTCTGGACGCCGGACTGACTGCCGTGAAGAACAAGGCCTGGAAGATCATACATCAAAAGTTTTCCAATCAGTTCGGAACAGATCGCACTTGCAATCGCCTCAAGGAGCAGTGGCGGCGCATGAAAG ccTGCACTCGTAATGAGATCCTGGACTATAACAACCGCTTGGCCAGGTTCGGAGCCGAGGTAGCAGATCGCAAGAAGCCGTCGCCTTTTACCTTCGAGGTCTGGGATTTCATGCAGGAGGCCAAGAAGGCCTGCAAATCAGAGGCCCTGGATGGTATTGACTACTCCAAGATACCCTTGGCTCTGGAGGAGGGCTTCGAATATCGCGAGGACTACAAATTCAATGGCGATGAGCACGACATGGATGA CAGCCGCACACCACCTCAAGAACTGTGCGATGTGGACATCAAGGAGGAGGAGACCAATGAGACCTTCAACGAGACCTTCAACAACCACCACCTGAACCAGAGCGACATCCATGGAGGCAGTGGCGAGCGGTTGAGTGTGTCGCCGAATCACAGCCGGAACGGCATCCTCGAGGCCGAGAGTCCCGCCACAGTTTCCACCGCCGTGTCTGCCCTGGACGCCAGTGGCAGCGGAGGCTATATGGCCGGCGGAGCTGACATGTCCTGCTTTGGTGGCAACTTCAGTGTGAACAACATATCCGCCACGCTGGAGGCCCTCAATGCCCTGCGTACCGGCCAGTTTCCGACTGCAGCAGCTGCGGCCGCTGCCGCCATCCAGCAGCATCACCAGGCTGCTGCACTGCAGCATCAgcacggcaacaacaacaacaataacgaGGAGGACGATGATGTCATGAAGCCACTGGCCAAAAGGCAGCGCACCAGCAGTGGCAGTGTCTTGGGTAGCGAGGATCAGCCACAATCACTGGCAGCAGCAACGCTGCCAAATTCATCAGATTGCCAGGCTTTGGAGCGATCCAGTGCCGCCAGTACCAGCAGCAATGGAGCCGCCGTGGTAgctagcaacagcaacaatagcagcagcagccagaaCAACTTTGAACTGCGCATGTTCATGGAAATGCAGAGCAAGGAGCACATGATGCGCATGAAGATCCTGGAGGTGCAGTTGCAGGCGGCCAAGCACAGTCGCGACTTGGTGGAGATCAACAAGACGCTGGCGCTGCAGAAGCTGCAGGAGCTGGCCAGCAAGCGGCTGCCCAGTTAG